The following proteins are co-located in the Spinactinospora alkalitolerans genome:
- a CDS encoding glycerophosphoryl diester phosphodiesterase membrane domain-containing protein: MTQEDGQAWRAPGSRPDPESGPEPGGAAQGPGQAPWSAPGGQWGPPDPQAPGGAGWSAPGGGQAPPPPPPGGAGWGPPGQPPGQPPYGGHGGYGPYPPRPPEPKPGVVALRPLTLGDVFNGAFNYVRHNPKATLGLSLIVMAVASLLPALGFGTFMDEYTSYMGPILEDPTAAPPPDAIPFSVFSLVSVYGGALVQYIAANVLNGLLAAVVGAAVLGHGMSLKEALRAVRGRIGAILGLIGLVFLISLLWTAVLFAVVFVGALLMAVEPITGLIVMLAGLLAACVLAAWIYVKIALAMPAVVLERIGPARALGRSWALTRRSWWRVFGILLLTMLIVQLVGSLLSTPFSMGSMAVLFLAPDAAWSPIANSALTYVGMVLSAAVTSPFTAGATALLYIDLRMRREGLDLKLQAAAHSGEQVGAEVYLTDPAPSGQAPGAPA, translated from the coding sequence ATGACCCAGGAGGACGGTCAGGCGTGGCGGGCCCCTGGGAGTCGACCGGACCCCGAGTCCGGCCCCGAGCCCGGCGGTGCGGCCCAGGGGCCCGGACAGGCCCCGTGGAGCGCACCGGGAGGCCAGTGGGGCCCGCCGGACCCCCAGGCGCCCGGCGGAGCGGGGTGGAGCGCGCCCGGCGGCGGCCAGGCCCCGCCACCGCCCCCTCCGGGCGGAGCCGGCTGGGGACCGCCCGGGCAGCCTCCGGGGCAGCCGCCCTATGGCGGCCACGGCGGCTACGGCCCCTACCCCCCTCGCCCGCCGGAACCCAAGCCCGGCGTGGTCGCGCTGCGCCCGCTCACCCTCGGTGACGTGTTCAACGGCGCGTTCAACTACGTCCGGCACAACCCCAAGGCCACGCTGGGGCTGTCGCTGATCGTCATGGCGGTGGCCAGCCTGCTGCCGGCGCTGGGGTTCGGCACCTTCATGGACGAGTACACGTCCTACATGGGGCCGATCCTGGAGGACCCCACGGCCGCGCCGCCCCCCGACGCCATACCGTTCTCCGTGTTCAGTCTGGTCAGCGTCTACGGCGGCGCGCTGGTGCAGTACATCGCCGCCAACGTCCTGAACGGGCTGCTGGCCGCGGTCGTGGGCGCGGCCGTGCTCGGCCACGGGATGTCGCTGAAGGAGGCGCTGCGGGCCGTGCGCGGCCGGATCGGCGCGATCCTGGGCCTCATCGGGCTGGTGTTCCTCATCTCCCTGCTGTGGACCGCCGTCCTGTTCGCCGTCGTGTTCGTGGGCGCGCTGCTGATGGCCGTCGAACCGATCACCGGCCTGATCGTGATGCTGGCCGGCCTCCTCGCCGCGTGCGTGCTCGCCGCCTGGATCTACGTCAAGATCGCGCTGGCGATGCCGGCCGTCGTGCTGGAGCGGATCGGCCCGGCCCGCGCCCTGGGGCGCTCGTGGGCGCTGACCCGCAGGAGCTGGTGGCGGGTGTTCGGGATCCTGCTGCTGACGATGCTCATCGTCCAGCTCGTCGGCAGCCTGCTGTCGACCCCGTTCAGCATGGGCTCGATGGCGGTGCTGTTCCTCGCCCCCGACGCCGCGTGGAGCCCGATCGCGAACTCGGCCCTGACCTACGTCGGCATGGTGCTGTCCGCCGCGGTCACCAGCCCGTTCACGGCCGGCGCCACCGCGCTGCTCTACATCGACCTGCGCATGCGCAGGGAGGGCCTGGACCTGAAGCTGCAGGCCGCCGCGCACTCCGGTGAGCAGGTGGGCGCCGAGGTCTACCTGACCGACCCGGCGCCGTCCGGGCAGGCGCCGGGGGCCCCGGCTTGA
- a CDS encoding DUF4350 domain-containing protein, producing the protein MTTASPPPQAERTAPSAAASPTAAGLWRAARGPLAFIGALVVLAVVLSLGSQRLPEGDLEPEGPNPEGSRALAEILRERGADVTVARTTDEAAAATGAGSVLVLVHSHRLLPEEAERLAGLPGDRLLVQPTTRVLEEMAPGVAVSGRTEEDALAPRCDLPAAEAAGSADTGGELYSVGGAGGAAGCYPAEDGSALVRVDTGGSTVTVLGTGDPLRNSHLADRGNAALLLNLLAERDVVWFIPDVPAPSGETTLWELLPEGFTPALVQLGAALLLLALWRGRRLGPLVTERIPVVVRAAETTEGRARLYASRRARDRAAAALRTGVLDRIRPSLGLGPDAAPESVVDAVAARTGETHERLRALLHGVPTADAPGSPDPFTGDDATLVRLADELDRLEREVRQS; encoded by the coding sequence ATGACGACGGCCTCCCCTCCCCCTCAGGCCGAGCGGACCGCGCCCTCCGCCGCCGCCTCGCCCACCGCCGCCGGGCTGTGGCGCGCCGCCCGCGGCCCCCTCGCGTTCATCGGCGCGCTCGTCGTGCTCGCCGTCGTGCTCTCGCTCGGATCGCAGCGGCTTCCCGAGGGCGACCTCGAACCCGAGGGCCCCAATCCCGAGGGCTCCAGGGCGCTCGCCGAGATCCTGCGCGAGCGCGGCGCCGACGTCACCGTCGCGCGCACGACGGACGAGGCCGCGGCCGCGACCGGCGCTGGATCGGTCCTGGTCCTGGTCCACTCGCACCGGCTGCTCCCCGAGGAGGCCGAGCGGCTGGCCGGGCTGCCCGGCGACCGCCTGCTCGTCCAGCCCACCACCCGGGTGCTGGAGGAGATGGCGCCCGGCGTGGCCGTTTCCGGCCGCACCGAGGAGGACGCACTGGCGCCCCGCTGCGATCTCCCCGCGGCCGAGGCGGCGGGGAGCGCCGACACCGGGGGCGAGCTCTACTCGGTCGGCGGCGCCGGCGGCGCGGCCGGCTGCTACCCGGCCGAGGACGGGTCGGCCCTGGTCCGGGTCGACACCGGTGGATCGACGGTGACGGTGCTCGGCACCGGCGACCCGCTGCGCAACTCCCACCTGGCCGACCGCGGCAACGCCGCGCTGCTGCTGAACCTGCTGGCGGAGCGCGACGTCGTGTGGTTCATCCCCGACGTCCCCGCGCCATCGGGCGAGACGACGCTGTGGGAGCTGCTGCCCGAAGGGTTCACCCCGGCCCTCGTGCAGCTCGGCGCGGCCCTGCTGCTGCTCGCGCTGTGGCGCGGCCGCAGGCTCGGCCCGCTGGTCACCGAGCGCATCCCGGTCGTGGTGCGGGCCGCCGAGACCACCGAGGGCCGGGCCCGGCTCTACGCCTCCCGGCGCGCCCGCGACCGCGCGGCGGCGGCCCTGCGCACCGGGGTCCTCGACCGGATCCGCCCCTCGCTGGGCCTCGGCCCCGACGCCGCGCCGGAGTCGGTGGTCGACGCCGTCGCCGCGCGCACCGGCGAGACGCACGAGCGGCTGCGCGCCCTGCTCCACGGCGTGCCGACCGCGGACGCCCCGGGCTCGCCGGACCCCTTCACCGGCGACGACGCGACGCTGGTCCGGCTCGCCGACGAACTTGACAGGCTTGAGAGAGAGGTACGCCAGTCGTGA
- the mtrB gene encoding MtrAB system histidine kinase MtrB gives MTASVPGIAGDANAAHPPEGEVVAPSRWQWGAGALRSGYLVAQRAARALVRGVHSRWRRSLQLRVVTTTLVISALVTAVLGFFLMQQIQTGLLTAKQEAALNDHHAGLTHAISVLQDSDQSDRDRQLDQIIGDLGARSGATGLYEVVIMPSVGGMTGRATGDVDESSVPTQLREEVRNSTELESQYARYTEIVRRDGPREPALAVGAQLSSAFELYYLFPLDHEQDMLDLVQGTLVAVASALILLLAAIAYVVTRQVVTPVRQAASSAERLSSGDLSERMKVRGEDDLARLAMSFNDMAGNLQEKIHELEELSKVQRQFVSDVSHELRTPLTTIRMAGDLLYEDREDLDPAMARSVELLQSQLERFEELLADLLEISRHDAGAATLAVESVDVRDAVMKAVGDAEQIAERRGIKVVLRLPAEPCVAQFDARRINRILRNLVVNAIEHSEGKDVIVTAAGDRDAVAVAVRDFGVGLKEGEEHLCFDRFWRADPARARTTGGTGLGLSIAKEDALLHGGWLQAWGMPGKGSQFRLSLPRKAGTELRGSPLPLAPPEMAIGRVRAAFPAPGELDASWSGGLGDTP, from the coding sequence GTGACGGCATCGGTGCCGGGCATCGCCGGCGACGCGAACGCGGCGCACCCGCCAGAGGGCGAGGTCGTCGCGCCGTCGCGTTGGCAGTGGGGCGCCGGCGCGCTCCGCAGCGGCTACCTCGTCGCCCAGCGCGCCGCCCGCGCGCTGGTGCGCGGCGTGCACTCCCGCTGGCGGCGGTCCCTGCAGCTCCGCGTGGTCACCACCACCCTGGTGATCTCGGCGCTGGTCACCGCCGTGCTCGGGTTCTTCCTGATGCAGCAGATCCAGACCGGCCTGCTCACGGCCAAGCAGGAGGCCGCGCTCAACGACCACCACGCCGGCCTGACCCACGCCATCAGCGTGCTCCAGGACAGCGACCAGTCCGACCGGGACCGCCAGCTCGACCAGATCATCGGCGACCTCGGCGCGCGCAGCGGCGCCACGGGGCTCTACGAGGTCGTCATCATGCCGTCGGTGGGCGGCATGACCGGCAGGGCCACCGGCGACGTCGACGAGTCGAGCGTGCCGACGCAGTTGCGCGAGGAGGTGCGCAACAGCACCGAGCTGGAGAGCCAGTACGCCCGCTACACCGAGATCGTCCGCCGCGACGGGCCCAGGGAGCCGGCCCTCGCCGTCGGGGCCCAGTTGTCCAGCGCCTTCGAGCTCTACTACCTGTTCCCGCTCGACCACGAGCAGGACATGCTGGACCTGGTGCAGGGCACGCTGGTGGCGGTGGCCTCGGCGCTGATCCTGCTGCTGGCCGCGATCGCCTACGTGGTCACCCGGCAGGTGGTCACCCCGGTGCGGCAGGCGGCGAGCTCGGCCGAGCGGCTGTCCTCGGGTGATCTGTCGGAGCGGATGAAGGTGCGCGGCGAGGACGACCTCGCCCGCCTCGCCATGTCCTTCAACGACATGGCCGGCAACCTCCAGGAGAAGATCCACGAGCTGGAGGAGCTGTCCAAGGTCCAGCGCCAGTTCGTCTCCGACGTCTCCCACGAGCTGCGCACCCCGCTGACCACCATCCGGATGGCCGGCGACCTGCTCTACGAGGACCGCGAGGACCTCGATCCCGCCATGGCCCGCTCGGTGGAGCTGCTGCAGAGCCAGTTGGAGCGCTTCGAGGAGCTGCTCGCCGACCTGCTGGAGATCAGCAGGCACGACGCCGGCGCGGCGACCCTGGCGGTCGAGTCGGTGGACGTGCGCGACGCCGTGATGAAGGCGGTGGGCGACGCCGAGCAGATCGCCGAGCGGCGCGGGATCAAGGTGGTGCTGCGGCTGCCGGCCGAACCCTGCGTCGCCCAGTTCGACGCGCGCCGGATCAACCGGATCCTGCGCAACCTCGTCGTCAACGCGATCGAGCACAGCGAGGGCAAGGACGTCATCGTGACCGCGGCGGGCGATCGCGACGCGGTGGCGGTCGCGGTCCGCGACTTCGGCGTCGGCCTGAAGGAGGGGGAGGAGCACCTCTGCTTCGACCGGTTCTGGCGGGCCGACCCCGCCCGGGCCCGGACGACGGGCGGCACCGGGCTGGGCCTGTCGATCGCCAAGGAGGACGCCCTGCTGCACGGCGGGTGGCTCCAGGCGTGGGGAATGCCCGGCAAGGGGTCGCAGTTCCGGCTCTCGCTGCCGCGCAAGGCGGGCACCGAGCTGCGCGGCTCCCCGCTGCCGCTGGCGCCGCCGGAAATGGCCATCGGGCGCGTGCGGGCCGCCTTCCCCGCACCCGGTGAACTGGACGCCTCATGGTCGGGGGGATTGGGGGACACACCATGA
- the mtrA gene encoding MtrAB system response regulator MtrA has product MKGRVLVVDDDLALAEMLGIVLRGEGFEPSFVHDGDKALEAFRETKPDLVLLDLMLPGADGIDVCRQIRAESGVPIVMLTAKSDTVDIVLGLESGADDYIVKPFKPKELVARVRVRLRRTEEPAPEVLQIGDITIDVAGHSVRREGQPISLTPLEFDLLVALARKPRQVFTREVLLEQVWGYRHAADTRLVNVHVQRLRAKIEKDPEHPEVVVTVRGVGYKAGTA; this is encoded by the coding sequence ATGAAGGGACGCGTACTGGTCGTCGACGACGACCTCGCTCTCGCCGAAATGCTGGGCATCGTCCTCAGGGGCGAGGGGTTCGAGCCGTCGTTCGTACACGACGGCGACAAGGCCCTGGAGGCGTTCCGCGAGACAAAGCCTGACCTCGTGCTGCTGGACCTCATGCTGCCCGGGGCCGACGGAATCGACGTGTGTCGCCAGATCCGCGCCGAGTCCGGCGTTCCCATCGTGATGCTCACAGCGAAGAGCGACACGGTGGACATCGTGCTCGGCCTGGAGTCCGGCGCCGACGACTACATCGTCAAGCCGTTCAAGCCCAAGGAGCTCGTCGCCCGTGTTCGGGTGCGCCTGCGCCGCACGGAGGAGCCCGCTCCCGAGGTGCTCCAGATCGGCGACATCACGATCGACGTGGCGGGGCACTCCGTGCGCCGCGAGGGTCAGCCGATCAGCCTCACCCCGCTGGAGTTCGACCTGCTCGTCGCGCTCGCCCGCAAGCCGCGCCAGGTCTTCACCCGCGAGGTGCTGCTGGAGCAGGTCTGGGGATACCGGCACGCCGCCGACACCCGCCTGGTCAACGTGCACGTCCAACGGCTCCGGGCCAAGATCGAGAAGGACCCCGAACACCCGGAGGTCGTCGTCACGGTGCGCGGTGTCGGCTACAAGGCCGGTACCGCCTGA
- a CDS encoding DUF4129 domain-containing protein — MSREEGARLAREELSDSVYQEAEPGLVERLYTWFMGWLEELARRVGDSVPGGWWVLGPLLALLVLLVVALVVYTRPARRTGRRGAVVDSGAPLSATDHRALSERHAAEGAYAEAVRERLRAISRDLEERAIIPPRPGRTATELTAEAALALPSRRTALQEGARVFNDVWYGERPATAEGYAVLRDLDAGLREGSGGADAERAG; from the coding sequence GTGAGCCGCGAGGAGGGCGCTCGGCTGGCCAGGGAGGAGCTGTCCGACTCCGTCTACCAGGAGGCCGAACCGGGACTGGTGGAACGCCTCTACACGTGGTTCATGGGATGGCTGGAGGAGCTCGCCCGCCGGGTCGGCGACTCCGTCCCCGGCGGCTGGTGGGTGCTGGGACCGCTGCTGGCCCTGCTGGTGCTGCTCGTCGTCGCGCTGGTGGTCTACACCCGACCCGCCCGGCGGACCGGGCGGCGCGGCGCGGTCGTCGACTCCGGCGCACCGCTGTCGGCCACCGACCACCGGGCCCTGTCGGAGCGGCACGCCGCCGAAGGCGCATACGCCGAGGCCGTCCGCGAACGGCTCCGAGCGATCAGCCGCGACCTGGAGGAGCGCGCGATCATCCCGCCCCGGCCGGGACGCACCGCGACCGAGCTGACGGCCGAGGCCGCCCTGGCGCTGCCGAGCCGCCGGACCGCTCTCCAGGAGGGCGCCCGGGTGTTCAACGACGTCTGGTACGGCGAGCGCCCCGCCACCGCCGAAGGCTACGCCGTGCTGCGCGACCTGGACGCGGGCCTGCGGGAGGGCTCCGGCGGGGCCGACGCTGAGAGGGCCGGATGA